The genomic region GTCTCGCTCACCCCCGAGCGCACCGTGCGCTGGTCGATGGCGATTCCGTCGCAGTACGCGTTGATCGATCTGCGTCATGGGTCGGCGGACTTCAATCAGGACGGGCGCGTCGATTTCGTCGCCCGCGACAGCAGTAGCGGCACCATCGTCGTGCGCGCCTGGAACGGCTCGCCGACCGACAGCAATTTCGCGACCGCGTTCGGCACGATCCTGAATACGGGTATCGCCGTGACCGGGACCGGCAATGGGATCGATGGTCTGAAGCACGTCGGCGATATGGATGGCGACGGACGCGCGGATATCGTATTGCTGAAGCGTATCAACAGCGGCGCGGGCAGTTGTTCCGTCAAGATCTATATTTACCGGAATCAGGCCAATGGCGCTTCGCCGCCAACGTTTCCGGAAGTGGCGTCCCACTGTCTCAACGTGCCGCATGTCGGCGACGTGATGTATGAGGGCGAGCAACTGCAGAGCGTCAGCGATTTCGATGGCGACGGTTTGCCGGACCTGTTGATCGAATCCGATCTTGCGTTCTGGCCCACGCCCATCGGCACCGAAAAGGGCCGCAAGCTCCATCGCATCCTCTTCGGGCAGAAACAGGGCAGCACCTATTCGCTGTTGCAGAAGTCGTTTTCGAGTTTGTTCCAGACCGCATACCCGCGCACCGCGCACGAGGACAAGACCGGGTTGTTCTCGATGTGGATGGACGCCAACGGCGATGGTCTCGACGACTGGCTGTACATCGGCAGCGACGTGAAATGGAAGCTGCGCTACAACCGCGGCGGCGTTCTCGGCCAAGCCTACGACCTCAACACTTCGGCCGGCCTGGCGGGCTGCGGCGATGGCAGCAGCGGGAGCAACACGCACTGCGCCGAAGTCTGGCAGCCGTGGCAGGCCGGGCATCTCGCGCCGGGCGATCATGATGGCGACGGTCGCAGCGAACTTCTTTTCCCGACCGCATTCGCAGCCAATATCTGCACCTACAAATACGTCGACAACGGTGCATGCCCGGGTGGCGATGGCGTCGGTCTGGCCTGTCAGGAACGCTGGGTCTGTCCGGAAGATCCGATCACAGCGCAGCCGATCCCCGGCGGCGCAGGCACCGGCGTGACGGTCGATTACGACGGCAACGGCGTGCCCGAAACCGAGATCGATCAGCTCGCGATCGCGACCCACGCCAAAGGCTTCACCGACTACAGCAGCTACAAGCTCAATGCGCTGCGGATCGTCGAGAGCGCCACCGGCGCGCCGGTGGTGAGCGAAACCGCGACCGGGATCGTGTCCGGTGCGGTGAATCTGCCATCGGAAGACCTGTACGGCGATGGTCATGCCGATGGGCTGTTGCTCAGTTCGCCCGAGTTCGCGCTGCGCGATTCCTTCGGCATCCTCACCTCGCGCGGTGGCGTGCCGGTGTCTTCGACGGTGTCGCCGCAGACGCTGCCCGGTGGCCTGCCGATCCTCACCGGCAATATGCTGATCAACGAAAATCTCGGCCCCGGCGCGCTGAAGAATCCGGACGGCATCACCCCGCAGACCCAGGACATGTTGCAGATGGTCACCGACGGCTTCGGCCAACAGGTGGTCTGGACGTATTCGCCGCTGGCGGGCAAAGCCGGGCGGACCGCAGGCATGACCCCGCTGTACACGGTGCCGACGGTGGCATCGCAGCGTTACATCGACGAGCGCCACATCTACTTCACCTCGTCGATGCAGGTGGTGTCGGAGATGATCCAGAGCGACGGCATCGGCGGACTCCGCACATGGCGTTACGGCTATGGCGAAGCGGTCTACAACAATCAGGGGCGCGGATTCCAGGGCTTCCGCACGTTGATCGAAGAAGACGTGCTGTCCGGCCTGCGCACCACGACCACCTTCCACCAGAAGTTTCCGCTGACCAGCCAACCCGAGCGGGTGGTGGTGAACCCGATCACGCGGAGCGGCGAAGACGGTCCCATCAGCAAGCAAACCTACGCCTGGCGCTGCGACCGCACGAATCGCGCGAACGCGGCGGCGTGCGTGCCGACGCTGGGCGTGCCGACGCGGTATTTCCCATTCCTCGACACCAAGGAATCGTGGACGTACGACGCGACCACGGCCGCAAGCGGTGGTACGCCAGCGACGCTGGGCCATACGCAGGAGATCGCGGCGGACGACGGCAATTGCGCGGGCACGTTGTCGAACGGCTCCGGCTACGACGCATGGGGCAATCTGGTGCAGCGCACGGTGTACAGTCGCGATGCGGGCACTGGTAGCGCCAGCGGCACCAGCAACCGGCTGGACCGGCAGTGCGTGAGCGAGGTCAACAGTTACACCGTGGACACCGCAAACTGGTGGCTGGACAAGTTGACCAGCAAACTGGTGACTACGAAGACCGCTTGGGATGCGGCACAGCACGCGTTGCCGGCGGGGACGAGCAACCCGGCGAACACCGTCAGCAGCAGTTATGCGTGGAACACGAATCGCACGCTCTCGACCGAGACGGTGCAAGCGGGCGTAACGAACCAGCAACGGGTGACCGCATACACGTATCCGACGACGAACAACCATGGCCTGCCCACGGGTGTGGCGGTGAGCGCTTCAGGCGATGCCAACGGCACCCGCAGCACGGGCACCACGTATACCGCCGATGGCTATTTCCCGCTGGCGGTGGTCAATGCCCTGGGCCACGGCGCGACGACCACGGTGCGGACCAGGGACGGCCAACCCAGCAGCGTCACCGATGCCAACGGCCTGCGCACGCTGATCGATTACGACGCGTTCGGATTCGTGGTCAAGAAGCGCTTCAGGGGAGCGACGGATGCGGTGTACGTGGCGCCTGATCAACAGTTAGCGGTTAATAAGTGCAATTTGAGTTTTTGTTGGAAGCCAGTCGAGCAGTACCAGATGATCACGGTGCAGGACGGCAGCCCGACACTGCTGTCGCGGCACGACGCACAAGGCAGGGTGTGGATGTCCGCTGAACTGCGGATGGACGGGGTATGGACGCATGTGATGCGCGAATACACAGCACGTGGTCAGGTGTTGTGGGAAACCGAGCCGTTCAGCGACACGGCCTCGATTCCGTGGAGCGATTTCAGTTACAACGATATTCTAGGACGGATGACTTACAAACGTGTCCCCAAGCAGGGCGAAGACGGCCGCGGCGACATGGTCACCACGTACAGCTACGCTGGCCGGACCACGAATATCCAGGTGCAGGGCAGCAGTGATGCTCCCGGAGTCCTCGGGCTGAGCTTGAGCCGCACCACCGACAGTCTGGGTCGTTACGTGGAGACGCGCGACGCGCTCAATGGCCGCACGCGCTTCTGGTACGAAGCCAACGGCAACGTGGCGGCGATCGAAGACGCGAACAACGTGGTGACGAAGGCGAGCTACAACGCGATCGGCCAGCGGATGTCGGTGAACGATCCGAACCAGGGCAGCTGGGGGTTCGCGTACAACGCGCTGGGCGAGGTGCAAGCGCAATCGGATGCGCGGGGCGTCACCACGGTGTATGCCTACGACAAGCTGGGCAGGGCCACGGCGCGTGAGGCGACGCTGGATGTGACCGGAGACGGCCAGGCCGAACGGGTGTGGGATACCTGGGGTTACGACCCTGCGACGGCGCGCGGGCAGATGGCGTCGTCCCACCGGATGATAGGGGCTCAGACCGAGCGTTGGACGAGTTACAGCTACGACAGTCTGGCGCGGCCGATCCAGAGCGACGTGACGCAGGCGCTGGCCAGCGGCACGCAGAGCTACCGCATACGCACGAAATACGACAGCTACCACGGTCGCCCGGTGGGACAGGAATATCCCAACGGCGAAGCGGTGCAGGTGCTGTACTCGATCTACGGTCATGCCCTCGCCGAGAAGGATCCGGGTACGGGCATCGAGTACCGGCGTACGAACAGCACCAACGCACGTGGTCAGGCCACGCAGGAAAGCTTCGGCAACGGGGTGATCCTCACGCCGACATACCAACATCAGACCGGCCAGCTGACCGGGCTGACCTACAGCGGCGCGAGCGGCAATCTGCGCACGCTGGGCTACGGCTACGACGTGTTCGGCAACGTGAAACGACAGAGCCTCAACGGCGGCGCCAGCCGCGAGGACTACAGCTACGATGAGTTGCACCGGGTGGTGCAGTCGATCCGCAGCGGCGCAGCCAGCGGCACGGTGAACTATGGCTTCGACGCAGTGGGCAACCTGACGAAGAAGAGCGACTTCAGCAGCAACACCGCGAACGCCTACAGCTACACCGGCGGGTCCTGCGGCGGCGGCGCGAACGCGGTGAAATCGGTCGCGCTGGCGGCAGGCGGCACACGCACTTACTGCTACGACGCCAACGGCAACCTGACCGGCGACAATGCGGGCCTGAGCCTGAAGTACGATCACCAGAATCTGCCGACGGTGGCCCAGCGCGGCGCGCTGCGGGACGACTTCCGCTACGGCACGGATGGGCAGCGGACAAGAAGTTGGGGCAGCGACGGCAACCGCGTGTATCTGCCGGGCTACGAGCATCGCACCGACACCGGCGAAACCAAGGTCTACATCGGCGACTACGCGGTGATCAGCAGGACCGGCGCGACACGCAAGGTCGAGTATCTGCTGAAGGACCGACTCGGCAGCGTGGATGCGGTGGCGAATGCCAGCGGCAGTGTGATCGAGACGCGCGGTTATGATGCGTTCGGCAAGCCCCGCAATGGCACTTGGAACGACTTGAGTCCGGCGAAGATCGCCAGCACGGCGGTGACGCCGAAGGGCTTTACCCAGCACGAACATCTGAACCAGCTTGAATTGATTCATATGAATGGGCGGGCTTACGACTACAACCTCGGACGGTTCACGGGGGTGGATCCATTCATCCAGTTTCCGTTGAATTCGCAGTCGTTGAATCCTTATAGTTACATCCTCAACAATCCGCTCAGTGGCACGGATCCGACTGGGTATTGCTCAGCTGATACCGGATCGCATATCAAGAACTGCGAAACCATCACGGTGACGGATACCAAGACGGGAGAGTCTGCATCCGGTCTTGCGAATAAAGGGACGTTTGGAAAACTGGCGGCAAGCGGTATTGGCACCTTGAGCAATGGTGGATCCGCAGGTGCGAGTGCGACTTCAGAAAATCGCAATGGATCTGGCAGCGGAATCGCAAGTCGCATCAAAAGTGCGATCGGTCGGGCATTTGTTCCGAACGCCCAAGACCTTCAGTCGCGAGGTGAGCCTGGAAGTGATTTGGATGATACGAAAGGCTTTGGGAAGGGGCTTTTAAACAGTGGCATTGGGCTCCTAAACAGTGCTATCAACGCGGCACCATTGGGCGGTATTTATAATCGCTTGAATCCAGATAATCAGATTGGCATTCCGGAAGTGCCAATTGAGAACAAGGAATTGCTGGGTGCTTTTGCAAGCAATCTAGGCACATTGGTGCTGACTGCGTTAACGCCAGTGGCTGCAAGAGGCGTAGGCGGTGCGGCGGAGGCTGGTGCTCCGTCGATGAGGCAGGCTGGGACCGGACGCGGGGCGCTGCAATCTGCGGCGGAAAGTAGCCCTGCATGGTCTCCTGGAAAGGCGGCATCAAGTAAATTGCCTTCAAGTTGGGGTGAAGGCGTACCAACAAGGAAAGGAGAGGGCGTTCGTTGGACGGATCCATCGAATAAAGGGAATGGCGTTCGAATTGATCGAGGCAACCCGGCTAATAGCCAGCCAACTCAACGAGTTGATCATGTAATAGTTCGCCAAAACGGGCAAGTTATAGGCAGAAACGGTAGACCCATCAATGGAAGTATTGCGGACAATGCTGTTGAGGCACACATCCCGCTTGATGAGTGGAAAAAATGGTCCAGCTGGTCATCGCCGTGAGGAGGTCTAGATATGAATGAAATTTCTAAAAATATGCGCACGATGTTAGTGCAAACTCTTGTCTTGATTTCATCCGAAGAAGAACAGGTGAAGTATCAGCATGAAGTTTCTCATGTCGATGTGTCAGCCGAATTGTTCAATCAATGGGATGACAGCTTTTTTCCGGACGACGTAAATTTCCGTGAAGCCTTTAGCAATGAAGAGATTGTTGCTCTTGGTTTATTTAATGCGGTATTAAGTGAAGTTGCCGAAGAAACTCCACATAATCTTCCTGCCTTGGATGATTTTGTTAAAACACAATGCTGGCGAAGGCTGTCCCGGGCAGCCCATGAGGCTTTGGTCGTATTGAACCGGCCAAACAGTGGACAAACAATGGCGCTAAATAGGCCGTAAGGTGCAATCCGTACGGCCGTACGGCGGGTTAAAACCTAAAGGCCTGTAACTCGTACAACGGCGCGCCGGGGCGCGCCCTAACATTCTCTCGTAGGGTGCGCCCTGGCGCACCGAATGAGCGAACGACGAGCCCCGCCACGCGCGGGGCTTGTGCGTTATGGGCGTTGCGCGAGCACCGACTCGATGACTTGCATGACGAACTGTTGTCGTGCGCGTGGGAGCTGCGCGATGCGCTCCATCTGTTGTTGCAGCTTCGGCGTGGGGCCGCGCTTGCTGCTCTTGGCTGGCTCGCCCACAAGTTCTTCGATGCTGATGCCGAGCCGTCGCGCGATCGCAGCGAGGAGCGACACCGGCACGCGACGCCGACCCGTCTCGTAGGAGTTGATGGTCTGCTGGGTGACGCCGATGA from Lysobacter sp. harbors:
- a CDS encoding helix-turn-helix domain-containing protein, whose protein sequence is MPRSPKVRQGAPYNKILGSLGRAQARRLYGLQAFIGVTQQTINSYETGRRRVPVSLLAAIARRLGISIEELVGEPAKSSKRGPTPKLQQQMERIAQLPRARQQFVMQVIESVLAQRP